From the genome of Scytonema hofmannii PCC 7110, one region includes:
- a CDS encoding filamentous hemagglutinin N-terminal domain-containing protein encodes MSGVSADLCYWQGLGIAIACTIVLYANNSVAQIIPDTTLPNNSNVRLNGNTTIIEGGTTRGVNLFHSLREFSIPQGLGAFFNNAPEIQNILTRVTGGSISNIDGLIRANGKANLFLLNPNGIIFGPSARLDVGGSFLASSASSLKFADGFEFSATNPQTTSLLSINVPIGLQYGTNPGKIQVRESFLEGKLGQTLALVGGDVSVEGGSLRSPSGRIEIGGVADLGMVEIKGQQPDGVFRLTSLLFPENIGRSDVLLSKGAAINVTGAGEGSIAVNARNLDVLERSVLSAGIGDGLGTIGAAAGDVTLKATEDIKFVESNVFNVVRPQAIGNGGNIIISGRSLSLTNGAILSASTAAEGNAGNVNVDVTGTVTISGAKDGFAGGIVSIVGTGAKGNGGNITISGGSFSLTDGAKLQANTYGEGNAGNVTIDITDAITISGVKNGFPSGIDSAVGTEAKGKGGNITITSNSLSLTDSAQLVASIFGKGDAGSITINARNITVAGGNQGLRSGVFSNVESGAVGNGGNININAATLSLVDGAQLQTLVRGSSDNTLAQGNAGNVNIDVTGAVRISGRKDGFFSGIGSSVLPGVKGNGGNITIASGSLSLTDGARLSASTNGEGNAGNVLVNAKGAVTISGVKDGFSSEIASTVATGAKGNGGNITISSSSFSLTDSARLVVGTGGEGNAGNIKLDVTGAVTIAGLKDGIPNGIFSGVVPEAKGNAGNITIASGSLSLTDGALLSASTNGEGNAGNVSVNAKGAVTISGVKDGFSSEIASAVERGAKGNAGNITISGSSLSLTDGALLIASSAGNGDVGNINIDVTDAVTISGRKDGIRTGIGSTVETSAKINSGNITIAGGSLFLNDGAQLSAATFGNGDAGNININVTGAVTISGEKDGFPTSIGSNVERGVKGNGGNISISGSSFSLSNGAVLAASTAGEGNAGNVNVDVTGTVTISGTNEGSFSEISSSVETAAQGKGGNITISGNSFSLTDGARLTASTFGQGNAGDVNVDVTDAVMISGRNSAISSAVGRGSKGNGGNITISSGSFSLTDGALLQASTLGEGNAGNVNINATGAVIISGHKDRSFSGIISGVASEAKGNGGNIAISGASFSLTDGVGLFTSTLGEGNAGNVNINVMDAVTISGVKDGLRSGILTTNLGREAKGKAGDIRISGGSFSLTDGARLQTSTSGEGNAGNVNIDVTNAVTISGEKDGFSSEISSSVRTGKGNGGNITISGGSFSLTDGAALTASTSGQGNAGNVNVNVTGAVIISSESKNEFPTGIFSPVGTEAKGNGGNIIISSASLSLTDGAVLQAGTTGNGNAGNINVDVKGAVSISGKKDEFSSGIASAVETGAKGNGGNITISSGSFSLTDGAEVSVSTSGEGNAGSVFVQAKDFVVLARDAKIFSTVESEGVGKGGNINIGTARLFLKDGAQITASSTGNGSAGNLDVNARTIFLDNSTLSANTRSQDNNPNVEQATITLRATDLVLLRRGSRMTTNASGENIIGGNININTNILAAFEDSDISANSTDFRGGNVRIKTQSILGTQFRNAPTSRSDITATGATRDLSGNVEITPPDVDLTSGLVELPINLVDASNQIYTACTPGTRQFQNTFTATGRGGLPLNPTEPLQDVTPLAQWVRLRSPLNAQTTQNHLSAEQDSQSPLENSAKTTNGEPTAISTTSKFTTAIAPLVEAQSWVVDVHGNIELVAQTAQINPNKPRFSSASCPVYE; translated from the coding sequence ATGTCTGGGGTGTCTGCGGATTTGTGCTACTGGCAAGGATTGGGAATAGCGATCGCTTGCACAATAGTCTTGTATGCAAATAACTCAGTTGCTCAAATCATCCCAGATACCACTCTTCCCAATAATTCCAACGTTAGGTTAAACGGCAATACGACGATTATCGAAGGTGGAACCACAAGAGGAGTGAATCTATTCCACAGCTTGAGAGAGTTTTCCATTCCACAAGGTTTAGGGGCTTTTTTCAATAATGCACCAGAAATTCAAAACATCTTGACACGAGTAACAGGTGGATCGATATCTAATATTGATGGTTTGATTCGTGCTAACGGCAAAGCCAACCTATTTCTCCTCAATCCCAATGGAATTATATTTGGTCCGTCTGCACGGTTGGATGTTGGGGGTTCGTTTCTAGCAAGTAGCGCCAGTAGCTTGAAATTTGCAGACGGTTTTGAGTTCAGCGCCACTAATCCTCAAACAACATCATTGCTGAGTATAAATGTCCCGATTGGTTTGCAGTACGGAACTAATCCAGGCAAGATTCAGGTACGGGAGTCCTTTCTGGAAGGAAAACTAGGTCAAACTTTGGCGCTAGTGGGTGGTGATGTGAGCGTCGAAGGAGGGAGTTTGCGTTCACCATCAGGTAGGATTGAGATTGGGGGAGTAGCTGACCTTGGGATGGTGGAGATAAAAGGACAGCAGCCTGATGGAGTGTTTCGGTTAACATCGCTGCTATTTCCAGAAAACATTGGGCGATCGGATGTTTTACTAAGCAAAGGAGCAGCTATTAATGTTACTGGTGCGGGTGAGGGTAGTATTGCAGTCAACGCTCGTAATTTAGATGTTTTGGAAAGAAGTGTCCTTTCGGCTGGGATTGGGGATGGTTTAGGGACAATTGGCGCAGCAGCTGGAGATGTCACCCTGAAAGCAACAGAGGATATAAAATTTGTAGAGAGCAACGTCTTTAATGTTGTGCGCCCTCAAGCAATAGGCAATGGAGGAAATATCATTATTTCTGGGCGATCGTTGTCTTTAACTAATGGTGCTATATTATCAGCTAGCACAGCAGCAGAAGGCAATGCAGGCAATGTTAATGTTGATGTCACAGGTACAGTTACGATTTCTGGAGCTAAGGATGGATTTGCTGGTGGAATTGTCAGCATTGTGGGAACGGGAGCAAAAGGTAATGGTGGGAACATCACAATCTCTGGTGGTTCCTTCTCCCTCACCGATGGTGCTAAACTACAAGCCAACACTTACGGAGAGGGGAATGCAGGTAATGTTACCATTGATATTACAGATGCAATAACGATTTCTGGTGTGAAGAATGGATTTCCTAGTGGAATTGACAGCGCTGTGGGAACGGAGGCAAAAGGTAAGGGCGGAAATATTACTATTACCAGTAATTCGTTGTCTTTAACTGATAGTGCTCAATTAGTTGCTAGCATCTTTGGAAAAGGGGATGCAGGAAGTATAACAATCAACGCCAGAAATATCACTGTTGCTGGAGGTAATCAAGGCTTGAGGAGTGGCGTATTTAGCAATGTGGAATCAGGAGCCGTAGGCAATGGTGGGAACATCAACATTAACGCAGCTACATTGTCGCTCGTTGATGGTGCTCAGCTACAAACTTTGGTTCGTGGATCTTCTGACAACACACTTGCTCAAGGAAATGCAGGCAATGTTAACATTGATGTTACAGGTGCAGTCAGAATTTCTGGGAGAAAGGACGGATTTTTTAGTGGAATTGGCAGCAGTGTGTTACCGGGTGTAAAAGGTAATGGCGGAAACATTACGATCGCTAGTGGTTCTTTGTCCTTAACAGATGGCGCTCGACTATCTGCCAGCACTAATGGAGAGGGAAATGCAGGCAATGTCTTGGTTAATGCTAAAGGTGCAGTCACAATTTCTGGGGTGAAGGATGGATTTTCCAGTGAAATTGCCAGCACTGTGGCAACAGGAGCAAAAGGGAATGGTGGGAACATTACTATCTCTAGTAGTTCGTTCTCTTTAACTGATAGTGCTCGACTAGTTGTTGGCACTGGTGGAGAAGGGAATGCAGGCAATATCAAACTTGATGTCACGGGTGCAGTAACAATTGCTGGACTCAAGGATGGAATTCCTAATGGAATTTTCAGCGGTGTGGTACCGGAGGCAAAAGGGAATGCTGGAAATATTACGATCGCTAGTGGTTCTTTGTCCTTAACTGATGGCGCTCTACTATCTGCCAGCACTAATGGAGAGGGAAATGCAGGCAATGTCTCGGTTAATGCTAAAGGTGCAGTCACAATTTCTGGGGTGAAGGATGGATTTTCCAGTGAAATTGCTAGCGCTGTGGAAAGGGGAGCAAAAGGGAATGCTGGGAATATTACGATCTCTGGTAGTTCGTTATCTTTAACTGATGGTGCTCTACTGATTGCTAGCAGTGCTGGTAATGGCGATGTAGGCAATATCAATATTGATGTTACTGATGCAGTCACAATTTCTGGGAGAAAGGATGGAATTCGTACTGGAATTGGCAGCACTGTAGAGACGAGCGCAAAAATTAATAGTGGGAACATTACGATCGCTGGTGGTTCGTTGTTCTTAAATGATGGCGCTCAACTATCTGCTGCCACCTTTGGAAATGGAGACGCAGGAAATATCAATATTAATGTCACAGGTGCAGTCACAATTTCTGGGGAGAAGGATGGATTTCCCACTTCAATTGGCAGTAATGTAGAAAGGGGAGTAAAAGGGAATGGTGGAAACATCAGTATCTCCGGTAGTTCGTTCTCCCTCTCTAATGGTGCTGTTCTAGCCGCCAGCACTGCTGGTGAAGGAAATGCAGGTAATGTTAACGTTGATGTTACAGGTACAGTCACGATTTCTGGGACGAATGAAGGCTCTTTTAGTGAAATTAGCAGCAGTGTAGAAACGGCAGCACAAGGTAAGGGCGGGAATATTACTATCTCTGGAAATTCCTTCTCCTTAACTGATGGCGCTCGACTGACTGCTAGCACTTTTGGACAAGGGAATGCAGGCGATGTTAACGTTGATGTTACAGACGCAGTGATGATTTCTGGAAGAAACAGTGCAATTAGTAGCGCCGTGGGAAGGGGATCAAAAGGTAATGGTGGGAACATTACAATCTCTAGTGGTTCGTTCTCCTTAACTGATGGTGCTCTACTGCAAGCCAGCACCTTAGGAGAAGGGAATGCAGGCAATGTCAACATTAATGCTACAGGTGCAGTGATAATTTCTGGGCATAAGGACAGATCTTTTAGTGGAATTATCAGCGGTGTGGCATCGGAGGCAAAAGGTAACGGTGGAAACATCGCGATTTCTGGTGCTTCGTTCTCCCTGACTGATGGCGTTGGACTATTTACCAGTACCTTAGGAGAAGGCAATGCAGGCAATGTCAACATTAATGTTATGGATGCAGTCACAATTTCTGGAGTCAAGGACGGACTTCGCAGTGGAATTCTTACTACTAATTTGGGAAGGGAGGCAAAAGGTAAGGCTGGGGATATTCGTATTTCAGGCGGCTCGTTCTCCCTCACTGATGGTGCTAGATTGCAAACCAGTACCTCTGGAGAAGGAAATGCCGGAAATGTCAACATTGATGTTACAAATGCAGTGACAATTTCTGGGGAGAAGGATGGATTTTCCAGTGAAATTAGCAGCAGTGTAAGAACGGGGAAGGGTAATGGTGGAAATATTACGATCTCCGGTGGTTCGTTTTCCTTAACAGATGGTGCTGCACTGACTGCTAGTACTAGTGGACAGGGAAATGCAGGTAATGTTAACGTTAATGTTACAGGTGCAGTAATCATTTCATCTGAGAGTAAAAATGAATTCCCCACTGGGATTTTCAGCCCTGTGGGAACAGAGGCAAAAGGCAATGGTGGGAATATTATTATTTCTAGTGCTTCATTATCCTTAACAGATGGCGCGGTACTGCAAGCCGGCACTACAGGAAACGGAAATGCAGGCAATATCAATGTTGATGTTAAAGGTGCAGTCAGTATTTCTGGAAAGAAGGATGAATTTTCCAGTGGAATTGCTAGCGCTGTTGAAACGGGAGCAAAAGGTAATGGTGGGAACATTACGATCTCTAGTGGTTCGTTCTCCTTAACTGATGGTGCTGAAGTATCTGTCAGCACTTCTGGAGAGGGAAATGCAGGTAGTGTGTTTGTGCAAGCAAAAGATTTCGTGGTTCTGGCACGTGATGCCAAAATCTTCTCTACTGTAGAATCTGAAGGTGTCGGCAAAGGAGGCAACATCAATATCGGCACCGCAAGACTCTTCCTCAAAGACGGTGCTCAAATCACTGCTAGCAGTACAGGAAACGGATCTGCTGGAAACTTGGATGTCAATGCTCGCACTATCTTTTTGGACAACAGTACTCTCAGTGCTAATACTCGCAGTCAAGACAATAACCCAAATGTAGAACAAGCAACTATTACTCTACGTGCAACAGATTTGGTGTTACTACGCCGTGGTAGTAGGATGACCACTAATGCTTCTGGAGAGAATATCATTGGCGGTAACATCAACATCAACACCAACATTCTAGCAGCATTTGAAGACAGTGATATTAGTGCCAACTCAACTGACTTCCGGGGTGGAAATGTGAGAATCAAGACTCAAAGTATCTTGGGTACGCAGTTCCGCAATGCACCCACTTCCAGAAGTGACATTACAGCTACAGGTGCAACGCGAGATTTAAGTGGGAATGTAGAAATCACTCCACCGGATGTCGATCTCACTAGTGGATTAGTCGAACTCCCAATTAATCTGGTTGATGCCTCTAATCAAATTTACACTGCCTGCACTCCTGGTACGCGACAATTCCAGAATACTTTTACTGCAACAGGACGAGGTGGACTACCACTTAATCCAACTGAACCACTGCAAGATGTAACTCCCCTCGCACAGTGGGTGAGATTGAGATCGCCCCTCAACGCCCAAACCACTCAAAACCATTTGAGTGCAGAACAAGATTCACAATCCCCCTTAGAAAACTCAGCCAAAACAACAAACGGAGAACCAACAGCAATCTCGACCACTTCCAAATTTACTACAGCGATCGCTCCACTTGTGGAAGCGCAAAGTTGGGTAGTGGATGTTCATGGGAACATAGAATTAGTAGCGCAGACTGCTCAAATCAATCCTAACAAGCCCAGGTTTTCAAGCGCCTCTTGCCCTGTTTACGAATAA
- a CDS encoding TRAFAC clade GTPase domain-containing protein, whose protein sequence is MSREVLVFARDFNKGRVMPKQSILVTVADIEECMMRVFNEELQRREHPRYMVMVQRLLERFVTTLLEKATNVGDSLKEVKMPLLQNKTLKITMLGTVGAGKTCYMLGMYAEMVTGVNGITINSIDLDVGTKLLNQWERLVSSEGSDRWPPGTPTGTEEFNFHLSYNTKPIMRFNWMDYRGAALTETANESDVKQLQDRLIISDCTLLCVPAEAIAQDVKSTTVVKYKTNRLNDLLARFATENTLADEESFPVVIVLTKFDEIADKISQDDLIRRVKRLFPALFPVGGIWDVAICPVSLGLELALDKDSGDINPFNLHLPIVFAVWHKLVKMRIAAGLPKNKDWLGKLLPTMVLGTIPQSDLKDFEKKIVLLSEELKDIPIFRKGEQLFGYEDV, encoded by the coding sequence ATGAGTAGAGAAGTTCTGGTGTTTGCCAGAGATTTCAATAAGGGGCGTGTTATGCCAAAGCAGTCGATTTTAGTAACCGTTGCTGATATAGAGGAGTGTATGATGCGTGTTTTTAATGAGGAACTGCAAAGAAGAGAGCACCCTCGTTATATGGTCATGGTTCAAAGGCTTTTAGAGCGATTTGTAACTACTTTGCTTGAAAAAGCAACAAATGTTGGAGACAGTCTAAAGGAGGTAAAAATGCCATTGTTACAAAACAAAACTCTGAAAATTACTATGTTGGGTACGGTTGGAGCCGGTAAGACATGTTATATGTTAGGTATGTACGCAGAAATGGTAACTGGAGTAAATGGGATTACGATTAATTCTATCGATTTAGATGTAGGAACGAAGCTTCTTAATCAATGGGAGCGTCTTGTTAGTAGTGAAGGTAGTGATCGATGGCCTCCTGGTACTCCAACAGGAACTGAGGAATTCAATTTCCATCTTAGCTACAATACAAAGCCAATTATGCGGTTCAACTGGATGGATTATCGTGGTGCTGCATTGACTGAGACTGCCAATGAATCTGATGTTAAACAACTACAGGATAGGCTAATTATTTCAGACTGCACTTTACTGTGTGTTCCTGCTGAGGCTATAGCTCAAGACGTGAAATCAACCACGGTGGTAAAATATAAAACAAATAGATTGAATGATTTGCTCGCAAGATTCGCTACAGAAAACACTCTGGCAGATGAGGAATCCTTTCCTGTAGTAATCGTTTTGACTAAGTTTGATGAAATCGCAGATAAAATTTCTCAAGACGATTTAATTAGGCGTGTTAAGCGACTGTTTCCAGCATTATTTCCGGTGGGAGGGATATGGGATGTTGCCATTTGCCCAGTTTCACTTGGCTTAGAGCTAGCTCTTGACAAAGATTCTGGGGACATTAATCCTTTTAACCTTCATTTACCAATTGTGTTCGCTGTATGGCACAAGCTTGTAAAAATGAGAATTGCTGCGGGTTTGCCCAAAAATAAAGATTGGCTGGGTAAACTTCTCCCAACAATGGTGCTTGGAACGATACCTCAGTCAGATTTGAAAGACTTTGAAAAGAAGATAGTGCTTCTGAGCGAAGAATTGAAGGACATCCCTATTTTCAGAAAGGGCGAACAATTATTTGGGTATGAAGATGTCTAA
- a CDS encoding CHAT domain-containing protein has product MVSLWQVSDEGTSVFMQEFYKQMWQSGKSASAASRATQLKMWHSKKWRNPNYWAAFTFLGE; this is encoded by the coding sequence GTGGTGTCGTTGTGGCAAGTGAGCGATGAAGGCACATCTGTGTTTATGCAGGAATTTTACAAGCAAATGTGGCAGTCCGGGAAGTCAGCTTCGGCGGCATCGCGAGCAACACAGTTAAAAATGTGGCATTCTAAGAAATGGCGCAATCCCAATTATTGGGCTGCCTTTACCTTCTTGGGTGAATAG
- a CDS encoding putative toxin-antitoxin system toxin component, PIN family produces the protein MTNNRRFVFDTNVLISAFLFSQSKPRQAFDKAQDIGVIVFSNSNFLELKDVLYRPKFNKYLTLERRQEIIDNLMESAQFIEVNEQINECRDPKDNKYLELAISGQAECIVTGDDDLLVLNPWRGIEIFNVQQFLAKNVV, from the coding sequence ATGACGAATAATCGACGGTTCGTTTTTGACACAAATGTGTTGATTAGCGCATTTTTATTTAGTCAAAGTAAACCTCGTCAAGCATTTGATAAAGCTCAAGATATAGGTGTTATAGTATTTTCTAATTCTAATTTTTTAGAGTTGAAAGATGTTTTATACCGTCCAAAATTTAATAAATACCTTACCTTAGAAAGACGGCAAGAAATCATAGATAATTTAATGGAAAGTGCTCAGTTTATTGAAGTGAATGAGCAGATTAATGAATGCCGAGACCCAAAGGATAACAAATATCTGGAATTAGCAATCAGTGGTCAAGCAGAATGTATTGTGACCGGAGATGATGATTTGCTAGTGTTAAACCCTTGGAGGGGCATTGAGATTTTTAATGTTCAACAATTTTTAGCCAAAAATGTAGTGTAA
- a CDS encoding nucleotidyltransferase domain-containing protein has product MHEKLSKILTELRSYLETLYHERLVQIILYGSQARGDARPDSDIDVLIVLREPVDFAAEIERASYFLTELCLKYNVLVTCAFVESERFQHENGGFFRNVRREGIAV; this is encoded by the coding sequence ATGCATGAGAAATTATCAAAAATCCTAACTGAATTACGCTCTTACCTTGAAACACTGTATCATGAGCGGCTAGTTCAGATTATCCTCTATGGTTCCCAAGCTAGAGGAGATGCTCGCCCAGACTCAGACATTGATGTATTAATTGTGCTAAGGGAACCTGTTGATTTTGCTGCCGAAATAGAGCGTGCAAGTTACTTCTTGACGGAACTATGTTTAAAATATAACGTTCTTGTTACCTGCGCCTTTGTAGAAAGCGAGCGATTCCAGCATGAGAATGGCGGTTTCTTTCGCAATGTTCGTCGAGAAGGAATAGCCGTATGA
- a CDS encoding type II toxin-antitoxin system HicA family toxin produces the protein MKLPRDLSAEDLIKALSKLGYETTRQTGSHIRLTTQENGEHNLTIPAHDPIKIGTLSAILREIANHFNLEREELLNRLL, from the coding sequence GTGAAATTGCCCAGAGATTTGTCTGCTGAAGACCTTATTAAAGCACTTAGCAAGTTGGGCTATGAAACGACTCGCCAGACTGGTAGCCACATTCGCCTGACAACTCAGGAAAATGGAGAACACAACCTGACAATTCCTGCTCACGATCCGATTAAAATAGGAACACTTAGTGCCATTCTTCGAGAGATCGCTAATCACTTTAATTTAGAACGAGAAGAATTACTCAATCGCCTCCTCTGA
- a CDS encoding IS1634 family transposase: MFPISDAKIKNIDHLGIVAGLIDEIGIVEIINSKLGIDTREKISAGILVKAILINGLGFVSRPLYLFSQFFEDKGIEILLGSEVKKDYMNDDKLGRVMDKLYKYGLNNLFIEIGLSVIKKFQINTKYSHLDATSFHLHGEYKSGENQEKEEVSRERPIIVTKGYSRDHRPDLKQCILDLITSSDGDIPLLMRAGDGNEADKAVFGKILVEFKKQIDFESIMVCDSALYSQENLQLIEHLKWISRVPMTIKKAQGLVKFVEIEEISPEERDKRAALNLEGYKWKEEIVNYGGIKQIWLIVESQNRKISDLEKLEKKLKKEKEKVEKQLKAFKKEDFETPEQARYRLKAINKKLKLFEIKDVQIFESQSKENQTIYKISGVIHEKIEEIEIQRKEAGRFILATNLVDENKLEPEEILRNYKNQQSCERGFRFLKDPLFFVDSFFVENPERIETMLFLMSLCLLVYNLGQRQLRNSLKRVKMGIKNQLGKLTFSPTLRWVFQCFQGIHILILNGVSQIVNLTEERHFILNNLPSSCQKYYLLS, translated from the coding sequence ATGTTCCCAATCTCAGATGCGAAAATTAAGAATATCGACCACTTAGGAATAGTAGCTGGGCTGATTGACGAAATAGGAATAGTTGAAATAATAAATTCTAAATTAGGAATAGACACCCGAGAGAAGATTTCAGCGGGAATATTGGTGAAAGCAATTTTAATCAATGGATTAGGATTTGTATCAAGACCTTTATATTTATTTAGCCAGTTTTTTGAAGATAAAGGAATCGAAATATTATTGGGTTCAGAGGTAAAAAAAGATTATATGAATGACGATAAACTGGGAAGAGTCATGGATAAATTATATAAATATGGATTGAATAATCTGTTTATAGAAATTGGATTATCAGTGATTAAAAAATTTCAGATAAATACAAAATATTCACATCTGGATGCGACATCATTTCATCTACATGGAGAATATAAAAGTGGAGAAAATCAGGAAAAAGAAGAAGTAAGCAGAGAAAGACCAATAATTGTAACCAAAGGATATTCTCGTGACCATAGACCAGATTTGAAACAATGTATTTTAGATTTAATTACGAGTAGTGATGGAGATATACCATTATTAATGAGAGCGGGAGATGGTAATGAAGCGGATAAAGCCGTATTTGGAAAAATTTTAGTAGAGTTTAAAAAGCAAATAGATTTTGAAAGTATTATGGTCTGCGATAGCGCATTATATAGTCAAGAAAATCTCCAATTAATTGAACATCTAAAATGGATAAGTAGAGTACCGATGACAATTAAAAAAGCACAGGGATTAGTGAAGTTTGTAGAAATAGAAGAGATAAGTCCAGAAGAAAGAGATAAAAGAGCAGCCCTAAACTTAGAAGGATATAAATGGAAAGAAGAAATAGTAAATTATGGTGGAATTAAACAAATATGGCTAATAGTAGAAAGTCAAAACAGAAAAATTAGTGATTTAGAAAAGCTAGAGAAAAAGCTAAAAAAAGAAAAAGAAAAAGTTGAAAAGCAGTTGAAAGCATTCAAAAAAGAAGATTTTGAAACACCGGAGCAAGCCAGATACAGACTAAAAGCCATTAATAAGAAATTGAAACTATTTGAAATTAAAGATGTTCAAATTTTTGAAAGTCAATCAAAAGAGAATCAGACTATTTATAAAATATCAGGAGTCATTCATGAAAAAATAGAAGAGATAGAAATCCAAAGAAAAGAAGCAGGAAGGTTTATTTTAGCAACTAATTTAGTAGACGAGAATAAGTTAGAGCCAGAAGAAATTCTGAGAAATTATAAAAATCAACAATCATGTGAACGAGGATTTAGATTTCTGAAAGACCCATTATTTTTTGTTGATAGTTTTTTTGTAGAAAATCCTGAAAGAATAGAGACGATGTTATTTTTAATGTCTCTGTGTTTATTAGTTTATAATCTCGGTCAAAGGCAACTAAGAAACAGCTTAAAAAGAGTCAAGATGGGAATCAAAAATCAATTAGGAAAATTAACTTTTAGTCCTACATTAAGGTGGGTATTTCAATGTTTTCAAGGAATTCATATTTTAATTTTAAACGGTGTTAGTCAAATAGTTAATTTAACAGAAGAGCGTCATTTTATTTTGAATAATCTGCCATCATCTTGTCAAAAATATTATTTGCTTTCTTAA